The genomic window CGATGTGGGAAAAACCAACGGCAGGTCTATGATTTTTTGCTGAAGCAAGGCATTCGTGTCAATCTGCATTATATCCCGGTTTATCGACAACCCTTCTTTGAAGCGATGGGGTTTTCGGTGGGTTATTGTCCAGAAGCTGAGCGCTATTATCGAGAGGCAATTAGTTTGCCAATTTATTCTTCACTGAAACCAGAGCAGCAACAATATGTGATAGAAGTCTTACGGGGAGCATTGTCTGTATGAATATTGCAGTAATCCCCGCGCGCGGAGGGAGTAAGCGTATTCCTAGGAAGAATATCAGGTCTTTCTCAGGGAAGCCAATGATCGCTTACGCAATTGAGGCTGCAAAAGACTGCGGACTATTTTCCCATGTGGTCGTTTCGACAGATGATCCGGAAATTGCCGCTATTGCGTGTCAGTATGGAGCTGATATCCCGTTTGTGCGCCCAACTGAACTGGCAGATGACCATACTCCAACTGTTCCGGTGATTGCCCATGCCATTGCTGCATGTGAATCCTTTGGGTGGCACTCTGAGATGGTTTGTTGTATTTATCCCGGAGTGCCCTTTATTCAAACTGAAGATATTCAGGCTGCTATGGCATTGTTGCAAGTGACTCCGGAGGCTGATTATTGTTTTCCGGTTACTGAGTTTTCATCTGCTATCCAACGTGCACTACGTCGAGATGCCACAGGACAGTTGCAGTCTTTTTTTCCAGAGTTTGAGTTGGTGCGGACACAGGATCTGGATCCTGCTTATCATGACGCTGGTCAATTCTACTGGGGGCGCCGCCAGGCTTGGCTGGATAATCCGTATATTCATGGCAGTGGAGTGGGTTTGGTAATTCCCGGTTGGCGTGTGGTGGATATTGATACACCGGAGGATTGGTTGCGTGCTGAAATGATGTATAAGTCATTGCATGGTTCTTCATGCATGAGCTAAAGGACTTCGTTCATGAGAGTGGTTTTTCGGACGGATGCTTCGCAAGACATCGGAAGCGGGCATGTCATGCGGTGTCTGACTTTGGCCCATGCCTTGCAAGGACAAGGAGCTGATGTTCTTTTTATTTGCCGTACCCATCCGGGTAACCTGATTACTCTGATCCGTGAAGAAGGTTTTTCTTGTAGAGAATTACCTGTACAAGATGGCTGGATTCTGGATCCGGAGAAGCATGCGACATGGCTTGGGGCTCCAGCCGAACTTGATGCAGCGCACACTATGGCTTCGACTACATCGTCAGGTATCGCTGACTGGCTGATTGTTGATCACTATGGTGTTGGCTTGGAGTGGGAGCAATGGATGCGGCCAGCGTGTCGGAATTTGATGGTTATTGATGATCTGGCCGATCGCGCCCATGACTGTGACCTGCTGCTGGACCAGAACCTGGCTGACCAGCAGGCATCCCGGTATGACCGGCTCGTGGCGGACCACTGCGTCAAACTGCTCGGGCCCAGATACGCCCTGCTGCAAACAGCCTACGCGGACTTACACCGCCAGGCGGCACCGCGCCATCTGCCAGCCCGGCGGGTTTTTGCCTATTTTGGCGCTGCCGATAGTCACAATTTCTGTGGCCGCGTCGCACAGGCATTTTTACAGGTGGCCGACCCTGAGGTGACCCTGGACATGGTGGTTTCCCCCACCAGCCCGCACTGGCCTGCCCTCTCCGGACTGGCACGCCAGGACGCCCGGATCCGTCTGCATGGGCACGTGCCCAGTCTCGCCCCCTTGTTACAGTCGGCTGACGTGGCGTTTGGCGCCGGAGGCGCGACCAGCTGGGAGCGATGCTGCCTTGGTGTTCCAGCCTATGTCGTCACCCTGGCAGACAATCAGCTCCCCGGATCGCGCGCCCTTGCCCGGCAAGGGGCCATCCGCTGGCTGGGCAATGCAGAGCAGGTTTCCGATGCCGGCCTGCGGGAAGCCATGCAGGAGGCACTCAAGGGCGAGCACTTGTCCGCGATGTCAGCCGCCGCCCTGTCCCTGGTAGATGGATGGGGTAGCGCACGGGTGCTTGCCGCGATGGCGGCCGACATGACACTCCCGTTTGCAGTTCGCTCCGTCGAACCCGCCGATGAGCGTTTGACCCTTGACTGGGCCAATGACCCGGAAGTCAGGCAAAGCTCGTTTTCTGCGGAACGCATCGAAGCCCTCACGCACCACCATTGGCTGGCGCGGCGAATGGCCGATACAGAAGGCTGCCGCTTTTACATCGTGGAAACCGCATCCGGTCTCCCTGCCGGCCCCGTCCGTTTCGAACGCCTCTCCCCTGACGAATGGGAGATTCACTACTCCATGGATCGCTGCCTGCGCGGACGGGGAACAGGGACGGCTTTCCTGAAAGCGGCACTGGACCACTTCTGCCACGCGGTGACATCGGCCACCAGGATCATTGGCCGGGTCAAGCCATCCAACCAGGCCTCGCAGCATATCTTCAGGAAACTGGGGTTTTCCCAGTCCGCAGATAGCCACGGTCTGCGTTATCAGTTGAATTTGTAAAGGTAAGTCTGACATGACCATAACGATTGATGGACGCCCGATTGGCCCGGCGCACCCCCCTTACGTGATTGCCGAGCTGTCAGCCAATCACAATGGCTCGCTGGATCGTGCCTTGCAGACGATTGAAGCCGCCTGGCGATGCGGAGCCAGCGCCATCAAGCTGCAAACCTATACGGCAGATACCCTGACCATCGACTGCGACGCCCCGGATTTCCGGATTCAGGGCGGGCTATGGGATGGTTATAAACTCTATGACCTTTACCAGTGGGCTCACACGCCCTACGAGTGGCATCAGGCCCTGTTCGAGCATGCCCGCAAGCTGGGCATTACCGTCTTTTCCACTCCGTTTGACGAATCCGCAGTGGATTTGCTGGAAAGCCTGAACACGCCAGCCTACAAGATTGCCTCTTTCGAACTGGTCGACCTGCCCCTGATCCGCTACGTCGCCCAGACCGGCAAACCCATGATCATGTCCACCGGCATGGCCTCAGAAGAAGAAATTGCCGAGGCTGTGCATGCCGCCCGGGAGGCCGGTTGCCAGGATCTGGTCCTGCTGCATTGCATCAGCAGCTATCCCGCCCCCATGGATCAAGCCAATTTGCGGCGGATGCCCCTGCTGGCGCGGCGCTTCGATACGGTTTCCGGTCTTTCCGACCATACCATGGGCACGACCGCCGCCGTGGCAGCCGTGGCACTTGGCGCCTGCGTCATTGAGAAACACTTCACCCTCAGTCGTCAGGACAAGGGGCCGGATAGCGAATTTTCCCTTGAGCCGGACGAGATGCAGCGCCTGTGCCATGACACCCTGAGTGCCTGGCAATCGCTGGGGAGCGAGTCTTTCGGTAGCCAGCAGGCCGAAACCGCCAGCCGGATGTTCCGCCGCTCGGTTTACTTCGTCCGGGATCTGCCCGCAGGGAGCATCGTCACCGAAGCGGATATTCGCCGCATCCGGCCGGGAATGGGTCTGTCTCCCAAATATTTCGACAGTCTGCCCGGACGCCGCCTGAAAGTGGCGGTCAGCCGGGGAACAGCGACCCGCTGGGATCTTTTTGAGGACTGAGGCCATGACCGTCCCGCCTGAATCTTTCTCTGCCGTTCTGGTGGGGCTTGGTCAGATTGGCATGGGGTATGACCGCCATCTGCCTGCAATGACCCATGTCCTGAGCCACACGCGAGCCCTTCTCCAGCATTCCCGGTTCCGCTTGCTGGCAGCCATCGAGCCCGATCCAGCACTCCGGCAGCAGTTTTCGGCCCATACCGGCCTGCCTGCGTATGATCACATCGCCAATCTGCCAGACCCGGTTCAGGCGGACGTTGTCATCGTGGCCAGCCCGACCGCGACCCATCCTGCCGTTGTGGAAGCGGTGCTGACCCGGATACATCCCCGGGCCATTCTCTGCGAAAAGCCCTTGTCGCCGCAGGTCACCGAGAGCGAGTCCATGGTACTGGCGTGCCGGCAGGCGGGGGTCTCGCTGTTTGTCAATTTCATTCGCCGTGCCGACCCCGCCGTGCGCGAAGTGCGGCATCGCATCGAAGATGGCCGGATAGCCGGCCCACTCAAAGCAGTCGTCTGGTATTCCAAAGGCATGGTGCATAACGGCTCCCATTTCGTGGATCTCATGACCGACTGGCTGGGGCCCATCCGCGCCGGGCGGATCATTGCTCCCGGCCGGCGGGTCGGAGACAATGATGCCGATGCCGATTTCCTCCTGGAGCATGAAAGGGGAACGGCCCTGTTTTGCGCCGCCCGGGAGGAGTGTTTCTCCCATTACACCGTGGAGATTGTGGCGGCAAATGGTCGCTTGCGGTACGAGCGTGGCGGGGAAATCCTCTGGCAAGGTGTCGAAGCCGATACCCGGCTTGCCAGCTACCGCCGACTGACCCGCGACATTCAGTCCATTTCCAATGACATGGATCACTACCAGTTACATGTGATGTCTGCGCTTGCCCGAGCCTTGCAAGGAGAGCGCCACCCCCTGTGCTCTGGCGACGAGGCCCTGGTCTCGCAAGGCTGGCTGGAGCGGCTCTACCGGGAAAGAGATTCAATACAAGGAATGTCATGGACGATTTAGCCCTCTTTGGTGGCCCTCAGGCCATCCGGAAGCCGTTTCGCAAATACAACCCGCTAGGGCCGGAAGAGGTCGAGGCCGCCAAAGCGGTGATTGAGAGCGGGGTACTGTCCCAGTTCATCGGTGCCTGGCATGAGGATTTCCTGGGCGGCCCCAAGGTTCGGGAGTTCGAACGGGCTGCTGCGGCTTACTTCGGCGTCAAGCATGCCGTTACCGTGAATTCCTGGACCTCCGGTCTGGTCGCGGCTATCGGTGCAGTCGGCATCGAGCCCGGCGATGAGGTCATCGTCACACCATGGACCATGAGCGCCACGGCGACAGCCATCCTGCACTGGAATGCCATTCCCGTTTTTGCGGATATTGACCGCGACACTTACAACCTGACGCCAGCCAGTATCGAATGCTGCATTTCGCCCTATACCCGTGCCATTGTGGTTGCCGATATCTTCGGCCAATCGGCCGATATGGATGAAATCATGGCACTGGCGGCCCGGCACAATCTCAAGGTGATTTCCGACACGGCCCAGGCACCCGGCGCACGCTACAAGGATCGCCATGCTGGCACCTGCGCGGATGTCGGTGGCTACAGCCTGAATTACCACAAGCATATCCATACCGGCGAAGGCGGCATCCTGGTGACGGACGATGATGACATCGCCGAGCGTCTCCAGTTGATCCGCAACCATGCGGAAGTGGTCGTGGAGGGCAAGGGCGCCACCAATATTGCCAATATGGTGGGCCACAATTTCCGGCTTGGAGAGATCGAGTGCGCGATGGGACTGGAGCAGCTCAAGAAGCTGTCCGGGCTGGTGTCCTCACGGCAGGAGCTGGCCGAGGCCCTTACCGCCGGGCTGCAGGCGTTGCCGGGGTTACGCACGCCGGTCATCGGAGCGGATCGCACCCATGTCTATTACGTCTATCCCATGCAGCTGGATACGGAGCTGCTGGGCGTCTCCCGCGAACGGATTTGCGATGCACTCAACGCTGAAGGCGTCGGTGTCAGCCGGCGCTACCAGAACATCCACCTGCTGCCGCTCTACCAGCGCAAGATAGCGTTTGGCTCGCATGGCTTCCCCTGGTCTTCCGATATCTGCCGACGCCAGGTTTCTTACGAAAAGGGAATCTGCCCGGTCGCCGAACATCTCAACGATGTGTCCTACATGGGCTTCGGCATGTGTGTGCACGATCTGGACAGGGATGACATCGCCGCTATCGTGGGTGCGTTCCGCAAAGTCTGGTCCCAGCTTGACCGGTTGCGCTGATTTCACTTTCAACAGTCCTATTCCGAGATGCTCCCTCCTATCGATTCCCTAGCCGGGCGTCTTGTTACGCTACAGCCCTTCTTGCCGGCCGATGTCACCACAGAATACGTCGGCTGGCTCAACGACCCCGAGGTGGTACGCTTCAGTAACCAGCGGTTTCGTCACCACTCCCCGTCATCCTGCCAGGACTATGTCGCCTCTTTCGACGGATCCCCTCACCGGTTCCTGAAAATCCTCCGCCAGGCAGACGGGCGGATGGTTGGCACCATGACGGCCTATGCTGCGGTTCCTCACGGAACGGCAGACATGGGGATCATGCTGGGATGCCGCTCGACATGGGGACAGGGGATCGGCCAAGATGCCTGGAACACGCTGCTGCACTGGCTTCTGGACACGGCAGGCATCCGCAAGGTAACGGGGGGAGCCATGCGCTGCAATCAGGCGATGGTCCGGATCATGGAGCGTGCCGGCATGACCCTAGAGGCTGTGCGTCCCGCCCAGGAAATGCTCGATGGCATTCCGCAGGATCTTGTCTATTTCGGAAAATTTCGTGATGCACTTTGATCCTTCCCTCCCATTCGGGGTGGTCTGCCACGATGCGGGTGGCGCCAACCAGATCGCGGCCATGCTGCAAACCTACCGCTGGAAACCGGAATGGGTCATAGCCGAAGGCCCGGCCGCCATCATCTGGCAACGCCATTTCCCGGATACGCCACGGCGATCCGGTTTGCCCCGGCCAACGGGCGAGGCAGCCATCATCACCGGTACCGGCTGGGGCAGTGATCTGGAACACCATGCCAGGGAAGCAGCCCGGATGGCAGGAATACGCACCATTGCCGTCATGGATCACTGGACCCATTTCCGCGAGCGCTTCGTCCGTCATGGACGGGAAGTGCTGCCGGACGAATTCTGGGTGGTGGATGAAGATGCCGAAAAGATGGCCAGAGCCCTGTTCCCGGGAAAAATGGTCATCCTCCAGCCGGATTGCTACGGCGAGCGGGAAGCGGCCTTGGTCGAGCCGGTGCGTGACACGACGCCCTCGACCCTGCTTTATCTCCTCGAGCCGATCCGCGCTGACTGGGGACGTAACGAACCCGGCGAATTCCAGGCCTTGCGGTTTTTCCTTGAATCCCTGCCGGCCCTGGGGCTCCTCCCCTCGACCGCCATCCATCTGCGCCCTCATCCCTCCGAAGCGCCGGAAAAGTACCTTGCCTTCCTGCGCGACAGCGAAGCATTCCCCGTTCACCTGGCTTCCGGCTCACTGAGCGAGGCATTATCCCGGTGTCGCTGGGTAGCCGGCTGCCAGACGTATGCCATGACCCTTGCCCTGCGTACGGGCCGGAAAGTATTCGGCTCCCTGCCGCCCTGGGCACCGGCCTGTGTGCTACCGCACCAGGGTATCGTCCACCTCAGAAACCTGATGCCCGTATGAAATACTGTGTGAAGTGCCTGCAACCGGATACCCGCCCGGGAATCCGGTTTGATAACCATGGGGTATGCCCTGCGTGCAACTACCATGCCAGTCTGGCTTCGGTGGACTGGGAGGAACGCAAGCGCGAACTGGCGGACATCGTGGCATTCGGGCGTGCCAACAGTCACTCCGGTCATGACTGCATTATTGGTGTCAGTGGCGGCAAGGATAGTACGCGACAAGCCCTGTTCGTACGGGAAGTGCTGGGCATGAATCCTCTCTTGGTCAATCTCAGCTATCCCCCGGAGCAGGTTACCCAGCGAGGCGTCGACAACGTCTCCAACATGATTCGCCATGGCTTTGACTGCATCAACATCAATCCGTCCCCCCAGATCTGGCGCAAGCTGATGCGCAAAGGGTTTTTCCAGTACACCAACTGGTGCAAATCCACGGAACTGGCCCTTTTCAGCAGCGTTCCCCGGCTGGCCATTGCCTACCAGATCCCCCTGATCTGGTGGGGAGAGAATGCAGCCCTGCAGCTCGGCGATCTCAACGTCATGGGAAAGGGCGGGGCTGACGGTAACAATCTGCGCCGGATGAATACCCTGGGAGGCGGCGATGTTACTTGGCTGCTTGGCGACGAAGTCAGGCGCCAGCAAATTCTCCAGTATATCTATCCGTCCGAACAGGAAATGGAGGATGCCAACCTGCGCATCACATTCCTCGGCTATTTCTGGAAGGATTGGTCCCTGATCGACAATGGCAACTATGCTGCCCTGCGCGGACTGGATATCCGCCGGGAAAAGCCCTGGGAGATCGGCGACCCTGTCGGCGTGACCTCCCTGGATGAAGACTGGGTGACCCTCAACCAGATGATCAAATATCTGAAATTCGGCTTTGGCCGCGTCGCGGATTATGTCAACGAGGATATCCGGAACGGACGCATGACCCGGGAAGAAGGGATTCGCCTCAATGAGCAATATGATGGTCAGTGCGCGGATCGCTACATCGAGAGCTTCTCCCGGTATATCGGCATCACGGTCGAGGAGTTCTGGTTACAGGTAGACCAGTCCGTCAACACCGATCTTTTCATCAAGGAAGGCTTGGGACGCTACACCCCGAAATTCCGGGTTGGAGTCGGCCTATGAAACAGCCAAGGATTGTCATCGCCGACTATGGTGTCGGCAATATTGATTCCGTGTGGAATGCCGTCGCCACCCTCGGATACCGCAAAGTGGCCTTGTCTGCCTCTGCCGAAGCACTCAATGACGCCGACGCCATCATTCTTCCCGGCGTGGGCGCCTTTTCCGAGTGTGCCGGACAGTTGAAACAGCGCCAGCTGGACGATCTGCTGGCAGAGGCGGTCCTCGGGCGGAAGCGCCCACTCCTCGGCATTTGTGTCGGCATGCAGCTACTGGCCAGTTTCTCGGAGGAAGGCGGACGGCATGAGGGGCTGGGGTGGATTCCCGGCGTAGTTCGCCGGCTGGAATTGCCCGCCGGCCTGGCCGTACCCCATGTTGGCTGGAATGATATTCGCCCGGTACGGCAGCAACCGCTTTTTGGCAGCCTCGGAGAGGCGCCCGATTTTTACTTTGATCACAGTTACCACTTCCAGTGCGAGGCCGAGCATGTGCTGGCTTACTGTGAATACGGTGTCGAAGTGGTGGCCGCCGTCCAGCGGGACCACATCTTCGGCGTGCAGTTCCATCCGGAAAAGAGCCAGAACAATGGCCTCAAGCTTTTCCGTTCCTTCTTCAATGCCATAGACGAATGCTGAAAAAAAGAGTGGTGGCGACCCTGGTGGTCCGGCACGGCATCGTGGTGCAGAGCATCGGCTTTCGCCGCTACCTGCCCGTAGGATGTCCGCGGATTGCGGTTGAATTCCTTAACCAGTGGGGCGTGGATGAAATCGTCCTGCTGGACATTTCTGCCACGCCAGCCGGACAGGGCCCGGACCTGGCGCTGGTACGCCAGGTGGCTAGGCATTGCCTTGTTCCCCTGACCATCGGGGGCGGGATTCAAACCCTCGATCAGGTGAGGGCGCTCATCCGCAGCGGTGCGGATAAAGTCGCCTTCAATCAGGCGGCCCTGCATGCACCGGAACTCCTCACCCATACGGCAGACATCTTCGGCAGCCAATGTGTGGTCGCCGCAATTGACGCGGTCAGGCACGCAGAGTGCTACCGGGTGCATGATTACCCGACCCGCCAGGCCACCGCACTGCCGGCGGACGAATTTGCCGCCCGCATGGTCACGCTTGGCGCAGGCGAAATCTTCATCAACTCCGTGGATCAGGATGGCTCGAAACAAGGGTTCGACCTTGCCCTGGTCCGGGAAATCTGTGCCGCCGTAGAAGTTCCCGTGATCTGCTGCGGGGGAGCCGGCACTGCCGCGCATTTTGCCGAGGTTTTCCGGAAAACCCCCGTGCATGCAGCAGCGGCAGCCAACTTCTTCCACTTCACCGAGCACAGCGTGACCACGACCAAGGCGATCCTTCGCTCCAGCGTGCCCGTTCGCCATGACACCCATGCAGACTATGCCGGAAGCACTTTCGATGCCGCCGGCCGCCTGCTGAAAAAATCCGACCAGACTCTGGAAGACATGCGATTCGTGCGTATCGAGAAGGAGGTAATCTGATGCAAGTCTGTTCCCGTTGCCTGTATACCTCCGCCCACCCCCTGCACCTCACGTTCGATGAGGAGGGCGTGTGCAGTGGCTGCCGGGTTCACGAAGAAAAAGACCAGCTCGACTGGGCGGCACGCGCCGGAAAACTGCGCCAGCTACTGGAGGGATACCGTAACCGGTCGGGCAACAATTACGACTGCGTCATCCCCGTCAGCGGTGCCCGGGATTCCTACTTCATCGTTCATACCATCAAGAACGTGTATGGACTGAACCCCCTTCTGGTGACCTACAACAAGCAGTACAACACGGCCATCGGCGTCCGGAATCTCGCCAACCTCCGCATCCGTCTGGATTGCGACATCATGACGCAGACCGTCAACCCGGAAACCGTCAAGAAAATCACCCGGGGCACACTCCGGCGGTTTGGCAGCATTTATTGGCACTGTCTGGCCGGGCAAACGGTTTTTCCCGTCCAGATTGCCGTCAAGTTCAAAATCCCCCTGATCATCTGGGGCGCCCACCAAGGGGTGGACCAAGTTGGCATGTTCAGCCACCTGGATGAAGTCGAGATGACCCGGAAATACCGGAAAGAACATGATCTGATGGGCTACGAAGCCGAGGATCTGGTCGACGATTTCGACGGTATCAGCGAGCAGGACATGATGCCTTTTGCCTACCCCGACAACCGTGAACTGGAGCGGGTCGGAATCCGGGGCATTTACCTGAACAACTACATCCGCTGGGATTCGCGGGCCCAGCATGAACAGATGATGCCGCTGTATGGCTACGAGTCCGGCACGCAGACCCGGACTTTTGATACCTACAACGATGTGGATTGCTGGAACTACAGCGATACTCACGACTACATCAAATACCTCAAGCATGGTTACGGCAAGGTAGTGGATCATGCCTGCCGGGAAATTCGCCTTGGCCGGCTATCCCGCACCGATGCCCTGGCCCTGGTCCGGCGTTATGTACACCGCCCTCCCCGCCACCTGTCGCACTTCCTGTCCTGGCTGGGCATTACGGAAAATGCCTTCCATTACCTGATTGACCAGCATCGCTCCCCTGCTATCTGGGCACGTAACCAAGAATGGGAGTGGGAAATGATCCATCCGACATTGCGTGCTCTGCTGGGCGTGGGGTTGGTGGATAACGGAAACAAGTTGCGGGGAGACGATTTCTGGCAGATTGGGCCGAACAGAAGTTCGGACCGCGAGGATGGGTATATCCTGATAGGCAAAGGTATTTAGTTATCTGTCGTGGTCTAATTTCCACGGACACCTCGACAGATGGATCATTCACCCATCGAGGAAACATTGATAACCAGGCAACGCAGAACATTCGACGTGGAGTTCAAGCTCCAGGTCGTGATGATCAAGGAACAGGGCCTGCGCATCAGCCAGGTCTGCAGGGATCTGGACATCGGCGAGACGGCCGTCCGCCGCTGGATTGCCCAATACGAGGCCGAGCAGCAGGGTCTACCCGGGATGGGCTTACCGCTGACTGCCGAGCAGCAGCGCATCCGCGCACTGGAAGCCGAAGTACGCCGCCTGCGTGAGGACAGTGCAATTTTAAAAAAAGCATCGGCCTTCTTCGCCCGGTAACTCAGGTGATTTACCGGAGCATTGCCTGCGTGCAGGAGAAGGCCGGTGACATTGCCAACGCATGCCGGCTGCTCGGGGTCAGTCGGTCCGGCTACCATGCGGCCCGGCAACGAGCGCTGGCAGAGCCACGCCTCTGTCCGGTGAGCGTGAAGCTGCAGACTGCGTTTGCCAGGTCAGGGCGCAGTTACGGCAGCCGACGGCTGTTGAAGGCGTTGCGCGCCAAAGGCTTGCAGATTGGCCGTCATCGGGTTCGTCGGCTGATGCGTGAGCACCGGCTGCGTACTGCTTGGCGACACAAGTTCGTGCATACGACCGACCGCCGACACGGTCTGCCAGTCGCCCCCAACGTGCTGGATCGGCAATTTGATCCGGTTACGCCCAATCGGGCGTGGGTAACCGACATCACCTACGTACGGACCCGTAGTGGTTGGTTGTATCTGGCTGCGGTGATGGATCTGTTCTCGCGCAAGATTGTCGGCTGGGTGATGGCGCCGGGCATGCCTGCCGGACTGGTATGCGCAGCCCTGCGCATGGCCATTGCCCAGCGCCGGCCGGCTTGGATGAGCCCCCTGAAACACAGGACACCTGTTCCCACTTAAACTAAGGGATAGGCATACGACTGTGTTTATGACTCACGCTAAAAAATCCTCTCTGGAGGTTCTGGGGCCAGAGCGCCGCCGCCGCTGGTCCATCGAAGAAAAACTGGCGATGGTCAGGGAAAGCTTCGAGCCTGGCCAGACTGTATCGCTGGTGGCCCGCCGTCATGGCATCAACCCGAGTCAGCTCTTCCATTGGCGCAAGCTCCATCAGGATGGCCGCCTGTCAGCGGTCAGTGCAGGCGAAGCCGTGGTGCCGGCCTCGGAGCTGGCCGAGGCCATGAAGCAGATTCGGGAGCTGCAGCGCCTGCTGGGCAAGAAAACCATGGAAGCGGAAATTCTCAGGGAAGCCGTGGAGGTTGCCCGCTCGCGAAAATGGATTGCGCGCTTGCCCTTGTTGCCGGAGGACGACCGGTGAAACAGGTCAGTGACTGCCTTGGCATCGCGCGCTCCCATCTGGCGGTCCGAAGCCGACGCACGGCTGATTGGCGAGACGGTCGCCGATACCGGCAGCCGGATGATGCTGACCTGATTGCAGATCTGAAGACGCTTGTCAGTGACTTGCCCAGCTACGGCTACCGTCGGGCCTGGGGACTCTTGCGGCGTCAGCGGCAAAGGCTTGGGCAAGCACCGGTCAACGCCAAGCGGGTTTACCGGGTGATGAAACAGCATGCCTTGCTGCTCAGCCGTCGTATAAAACAGCCTGGAGTGCAGCGTCGGCATGAAGGGCGAGTGGCCGTGGCAAACAGTAACACCCG from Laribacter hongkongensis DSM 14985 includes these protein-coding regions:
- the hisF gene encoding imidazole glycerol phosphate synthase subunit HisF, giving the protein MVATLVVRHGIVVQSIGFRRYLPVGCPRIAVEFLNQWGVDEIVLLDISATPAGQGPDLALVRQVARHCLVPLTIGGGIQTLDQVRALIRSGADKVAFNQAALHAPELLTHTADIFGSQCVVAAIDAVRHAECYRVHDYPTRQATALPADEFAARMVTLGAGEIFINSVDQDGSKQGFDLALVREICAAVEVPVICCGGAGTAAHFAEVFRKTPVHAAAAANFFHFTEHSVTTTKAILRSSVPVRHDTHADYAGSTFDAAGRLLKKSDQTLEDMRFVRIEKEVI
- a CDS encoding N-acetyl sugar amidotransferase, whose protein sequence is MQVCSRCLYTSAHPLHLTFDEEGVCSGCRVHEEKDQLDWAARAGKLRQLLEGYRNRSGNNYDCVIPVSGARDSYFIVHTIKNVYGLNPLLVTYNKQYNTAIGVRNLANLRIRLDCDIMTQTVNPETVKKITRGTLRRFGSIYWHCLAGQTVFPVQIAVKFKIPLIIWGAHQGVDQVGMFSHLDEVEMTRKYRKEHDLMGYEAEDLVDDFDGISEQDMMPFAYPDNRELERVGIRGIYLNNYIRWDSRAQHEQMMPLYGYESGTQTRTFDTYNDVDCWNYSDTHDYIKYLKHGYGKVVDHACREIRLGRLSRTDALALVRRYVHRPPRHLSHFLSWLGITENAFHYLIDQHRSPAIWARNQEWEWEMIHPTLRALLGVGLVDNGNKLRGDDFWQIGPNRSSDREDGYILIGKGI
- a CDS encoding transposase; its protein translation is MDHSPIEETLITRQRRTFDVEFKLQVVMIKEQGLRISQVCRDLDIGETAVRRWIAQYEAEQQGLPGMGLPLTAEQQRIRALEAEVRRLREDSAILKKASAFFAR
- a CDS encoding IS3 family transposase (programmed frameshift); its protein translation is MTHAKKSSLEVLGPERRRRWSIEEKLAMVRESFEPGQTVSLVARRHGINPSQLFHWRKLHQDGRLSAVSAGEAVVPASELAEAMKQIRELQRLLGKKTMEAEILREAVEVARSPKMDCALALVAGGRPVKQVSDCLGIARSHLAVRSRRTADWRDGRRYRQPDDADLIADLKTLVSDLPSYGYRRAWGLLRRQRQRLGQAPVNAKRVYRVMKQHALLLSRRIKQPGVQRRHEGRVAVANSNTRWCSDGFEVKCDDGDKLRVTFALDCCDREVMSWVASLAGYRGDDVRNVMLEAVEQRFGLARLPVPIEWLSDNGSAYTAEATRKFARELGLVPVTTPVCSPQSNGMAESLVKTIKRDYVAHMPKPDAATALRNLGIAFEHYNEHHPHSALKYRAPREFRRLAVISI